From Rissa tridactyla isolate bRisTri1 unplaced genomic scaffold, bRisTri1.patW.cur.20221130 scaffold_37, whole genome shotgun sequence, one genomic window encodes:
- the LOC128903461 gene encoding olfactory receptor 14J1-like, whose translation LHYGSLLGSRACVHMTAAAWGSGFLYALLHMANTFSIPLCQGNGLDQFFCEIPQILKLSCSQSDYLGEVGLIVFGAFFSFACFVFIVVSYVQIFRAMLCIPSGEGRHKAFSTCPPHLAVVSLFISFGMFAYLKPTSISSTDLDLVVSFLYSVLPLAVNPLIYSL comes from the coding sequence ctgcactatgggtccctcctgggcagcagagcttgtgtccacatgacagcagctgcctggggcagtggctttctctacGCTCTCCTGCACatggccaatacattttcaatacctctctgccaaggcaatggcctagaccagttcttctgtgaaatcccccagatcctcaagctctcctgctcacaatcaGACTACCTCggggaagttgggcttattgtgtttggtgcctttttttcttttgcgtgttttgttttcattgtggtgtcctacgtgcagatcttcagggccatGCTGTGTATCCCCTCTGGGGAGGGACGGCACAAAGCATTTTCCACGTGCCCCCCTCACTTGGCCGTGGTCTCTCTCTTTATCAGTTTtggcatgtttgcctacctgaagcccacctccatctcctccacagaTCTAGACTTAgtggtgtcatttctgtactcggtgtTGCCTctagcagtgaaccccctcatctaca